Below is a genomic region from Phragmites australis chromosome 20, lpPhrAust1.1, whole genome shotgun sequence.
GTTTTCCGGGGCATTTGGAACAGAACTGCCACTCAAATGCACTTCGGCAGTGAAGTACGGTACCGCTCGGGGAAATCGAGCGAGCATGTGTAGAACGAACGCGTAGCCGAAATCGATACTTGGCTCCTGCGATTAATAGCAGCACAGCTGTACCACACAGCCACAACTGACACCATGCATACGAAGCTTCAACACCCAGCTGGCAGCTTGCGTTCCCTGTCCTGCTCTCGACTCTCGAGTGAGTCTGCGTGGAGCTAGAGACCACGTACTTCTACACTCGTGTTGCGTGGAGCCAGAACGGCCGGCCGGTCGGCCAGGGGACCGGGAAAAGTACGGTTGCTGCTTTGCTAGCTAAGAGTATCTTCAGAAGATTACttcctatatttttatatagagaCCTTcttaataatattttctttttaaattacTACACTCTAACAAACTCTCTCTTGTTAATCCCTACATTCCAACAGCTCACTCTCTAATCTCCCCAGTCGTCAGCTTCATCTCTCCCAAATCCTGCACACACGTAGCAGCTACTCGAATCCTCCACACGCATCAGCTCCTCGAATCTTCTATCTCTCTCCTCAATTCTTCACTCACGCAACAACTGCTCGAATCCTTCACACACGCACCAACTGTTCGAATCATCTATCTATGTTCACACGaagcaaaaggaaagaaagaaaaatcaaaggaaaagaaaaggagaaacaacAACATCATTCCATCTTAGCCCCCTTTGATCCAAAGTATATGATGGAGCTACGGAGTAGCGCGGATGATGACCATGAGCCGGCGGAACGCGGATGCGGGGAGGGCGACGAAGGAGGCGAGCTCCTGAACTCGCCGTCGCCTCCCAAGGCACGAGCGGGGAAGCGGAGGACGCCGGTCCTAAGGCACACTAGCTTTGACGGAGGCGGCGCCCACGACGGTCCCCAGGAGCAGAGTCGAGGAGCGCATGCGTCGAAGCACCAAAGGCTTCCCCCGGGAGCGAGTCCCCTGATGTGTGTACAGACGGTCCATCCGCTGCCGCGATTAGGCAGTCATTTCATTCGCCCAGTTGGTCTGCAAGCCCTGACATGATCCATGGCTTGTGGGCACCGATCAATGATGCACCTTTGCAGATAAGCTCACCTGTTCACAAATGGATAAGAGAGAGTACTCACCATGATGGAGCAGCTGCAGCATTCGGCACCGCACCTTAGTGAAATGCACAGTAAAGCTAGGGACAGGGGACACCATTCTTCAGCTCAGATCACGGTCGGCtccgcacccccccccccccccctgaatTTTCGCTTTGGCATCTTGCTGGTTCCGGGTTGGGACAATTTGGCCTTTAATCATCATGCCATCCTAGATGCATCTTTCGCCTTAGGTCAGGGAAAGACGAACTGCCTAGATGCTAAATGGAGATGGAAGGTAGGCACCAAACAGACAGACCGAACTCTTTCTTTCTGAGAGCAGAGAGATTGACAGAGAACTTCGATCCGTCTTCCCATCAGTAAAAGATGTTCAGAACTTCTGGGTTTTCAAAATCGATTCGCACTGCAAACCAAATACCATCTGACAAAGATTTACTAACATGAGGAGAGTTGGAAAATGATGAACACTAATCCACGATGAAAACAAAATACTACTAGTAATAGACATTAGGAATTCAGGATAAGGCCAAGGCTTGTATGGATGCAGTAGACGACCACGGCCAGCACCTGACACGGACTCGTCTTCTCAAATCGAGCTAGCATCCGATCGGAGTCACTGTGGAGTTCGGTCTGGCGTCCACATCATGCAATTGCGTTGCCCTCATCACTTTGGAATGCTCAATCCATTCCTTCTCACTCCAATCATCTACTCTGATGTACACGCATGATTAACTATGCATACCTAATCGGGCTCGCCCGCACACCAAAAGttgcaaagtttttttttacaaactagCAAGAGAACCgttaattatattaataaaaaaaccTATAAATTGATACGTTAGATAAACACTTGCAGGGAAAACCTACCTTGCTAAAGTGCATAAGGCTATCTTCAAcagttatcttaaatttttatcctaaaaatactattacagtatcccttattttttcatcttcaacagctaccccatttcctatcttctactctctttttctctctccggtcccGCTGCCAACCTTTGTGGACAGTACTGATACAATGTTggtacagtactgctacagcactgctacagtagccCGACGGCAGTTTCTTATTCCGGGTCCACTGCCAAACTAtataaacagtactgctacagtagttGCTACGGGTGCTACGGCTGCTCAATGATGCCCATGATAACGATTCTATACCTGTAGTCTGTAGACAAAGGAGGTATGGATTCAAGCATGGAATGAACTGCATTGTGGAAGGTGCTAGGATGTTGCTGCTATTTTGCAGAAATTTCTCGTAGAATTCCAGTAGTGCAGTTTTAATTACCACATGATTAAGTTATTATAGAAGACTGTGAATGTCTTAATACCCTAGGTCATTAGTGTTTTTAGTTTTGGCCGTGTGGTCTAAGTGTTCCGGTTTTAGTAGAATTAATTATACTAGTTTAAATAGGTTTGAATCAGTTTATAAAATTTCGTGCTCTAAATATAACACATTCGAGTCAACCCTTTTACACGaagtagaaaagaaaatataaaagatgTGCTATGAAGATGAGTTAagttgtatgtgaattttagaGACCGGGAAAGATACCGTACGTAGGCAACGAGTATCCCATGCGTATCCTCCGTCTCAGCATCAAAGCGGCCGGTGCAGTCAGGTGGATCCAGTGATGTTCTGTGCAACTTGCTAGTCTCCCCCTTCCACAGAGGGCAATTTTATGGGTGAAGTtgcattgcaaatttgcaatgCTGCAGTTCTTGTCCTCGTCGTAAAAAAAGGCTTTGTTCAGAGTTCTTGTCAGTACAAATGGTACCTAGGAAGTTCATAGCATCAAGAAATCAACTGGTGAATGAATCAGACTATCAGACAACATATCCAATAATTAACTGAAGAAATCAACTGGTGAATGAATTAGATTATCAGACAACATATCCAATAATTAACAGATAgaaaataacatttttttaaaatcttagAGTGGTTTTAGCAGCACTAAAACCAACCAGTATTACTGTTAGGATACGAAACGTGCCACGAACAGAGCGTGGCAAAAATCCCTCCAACAAGGGAGTCTCTAACTTGAAAAGAACACTGAGCTGagatgagggagagagtgagaggaacAATATATGGAATGAGCTTTTGCTCTTTAGTGGTTTATTTTATAGAAAGATGGGATAGAAAAATTTATCATTCTGTTATGAGATTatgttataataatatatataaagatTATTTTTAACTAGTTGTTATTTTTACTTGCGCTatataaatttagaaattatagTCGTTATAGTATGATGTCGTATATCGTTGGATATTTGTAGGTTGGGATATTTTTTCTCGACAATTACCAATTagaatagtataaataaaagTTGAGGGAATCTCCCTCCTACAGGCACAGACACCTTACCACACCATTAAATAAATGAAAACAAAGGCCACCCTCCATCGCTTGCctcttccctccctccctccaccACCTCTGCTCACTCCCAACCTGCCCAACCATCAATTGAAGAAGAACCTCCCAAAGCAACTGGCAAAAACCCAGCAAACCAACACCGGAAGAAAAAGAAGCTGCAAAATTCCCACACATCTCTCACCCTCCTCCATTCCGGCCGCTTCCATAATCTCTCTCACTTCTGATTCCTTCAGGTAGCAGAAAAGCAACGAAAAGGAGGCAAAGGTAGCTTAAAACTCCCAAAACCACAAGGAAAAGAGCTTTTTTGGCCCCTAAGTTGCTGACATTTGGTGTCTACTTTTTTGGTTAGCTGCTAGTATTGCTTTCTATCATCCCAAGCGACGAGGAGGGGCTGAATGCCTATGGGTCAGGAAGTCTGAATCTTTACTACCTCCCCTATCCTGTCCTTTCGCTTCTCTCTCCTCCCGCCTCTTTCTTGTGTCTTGCTGGTCTCTGGAATCTGGAGCGTCTCCTCCACTGGTTCAATGGTGGGCATAGGATCTGGTTTGGGCTTGGGCATGGAACCTAGCAGCTGTGGTGCTTTGCTCAGAGAGCTTCAGGTATTATTTTGCCATATTTTTCCTGCTATGTTTTGCTAAAGTGTCGTTGTTATCGTCTCCTTGCTCTATATTCTCGTGCTTTTTTCGTGGTTTGTTCTTTTTCTGTACGATTTCTTCGTGTTTCGTCGCGTTTACTGGATGAAAAGTTTCAGCAGGACTTGTTGTACAAATTTTAGCGCCACTTTTTGGTTTACAACTGTTAGTTGTCTAGAGTCCCTGTGCTTTGATTTCTTCTATGATTTCAGAGCTGCGTGTTCTTGCCTTCTTGGGATTACTcttattgtaaaaaaaaaagtcacctTTTTTTCCTTGAGGATTTCTTGGGTAGTGAACTGCTCGATCGATAAAATTGCTTGATGCAGTGCAGTGGCTTTATTGTGGATGGTTCTCTCCTTTTCACCTTTCTGGTTCTTCAGCTTCTCAAAAAGCAATACTGGTTGGGCTTAGTGCAGCTGCAGCAGGCAGTTAAAGATGGGACAATTTCAGTTGAAGTAAATAGTAACCCTTTTCACCTAATCGGGCTTTGTTGTGTACATTCACAAATTAATATGGTATCGCTCAGGGAGTACATGAATCAGTCCATATTGTACTCGAAATCTGCCTGTGTTGTTTTATCTGTATTTAAGTTTACTATTTTGATAGGTTGTACTGctcataagttttttttttttaaaaaaaaaactagtattGCTCATAACTCATGCAGTGTTGTTTCTGGCGATCAGCAAATCTGGGCGGAGGTAGGAGAAAGTGAGGGTGAGAAGAACAAGGCCTTGTTGGAGATCGAAAGGGAATGCTTGAAAGTGTACCGCAGGAAGGTGGACGATGCCAATCGGACTAGGGTCCAGCTGCACCAGTCTGTGGCTGCTAAAGAAGCTGAAGTTGCATCTCTGATTGCTACCCTAGGGGAGAACAAGCTGTATTTGAAGGTATACAAACATacatggtgatgatgatgatgcactaATTAGGTTGGTTGCCTGTAGGCTTTATTCTGAGCTCTGACCAGTTCCATTGAAATGGAGTGTGGTTGCTTCTTGTTGAAGTTGATATGAATTACAGATAGACATGAAACCTGGGGAAGTGCTCAGGCttcatttctaaaaaaaaaagtactcaGGCGTCAGTCAATACCTTTTCATCTGTCTTAAATTTTTTGCACTAGCACCTTTCTTTGTATTACTTTTTTTTGACGAAAAAGCTTTCTTTGTATTACTGATGTTACGCAGTGGTTTGGATTCCACTATGTTTTACACAGTTTAGTTTGTTGTGAGAGTTGGTCGGTGCCTTGCTGATGAAAGAACTACAGTTGTTGTTGATGCGAACTGTGACCAAGACATAATTTCTGAAAACTTGTGCAGAAAGACAAGGGCGTCGTACCACTCAAGGAACAACTTGCCGCTGTCGTTCCAGTACTGGAGAACCTGAAATGCAAGAAAGAGGAAAGGGTCAAGCAGTTCTCTGATATTCGATCACAGATTGATAAGATCCGCTTTGAGTTGAGTGAATATAATGATCAGGGTGGTAATGCCAGCAATCTAGCTGACGAGGAACATGATTTGTCAACGAGGAAGCTCAACAATTACCAAGCACAGCTTCGTGCCCTTCAGAAAGAAAAGGTACGTCCTGAATTTGCTAGCTAATCTGAACTCTGCGTCTGCTTTTCCGAAGAGTTGATATTAGTATTGCATGACTTCAAGTAAATAGAGCTATTACAGGTGCTAAAGAATACTTGGTCACTTAAAAATTGGTATAGTTCACTCAGAAAAAAAATCGTTTCAAGGTTTTGCGGTACACTTTTTCTGGAGACTGACGAAATGTTTAACTTTCTGTGCCAGTCACCGCCGTGCAGTGTATAGTAATTCTTTAGAGTTGAAGTGCGTCTAGTTCTCTGCAGGAACCCTTTAGCTCTTTCAGGAATGCAGGCAACTTCATATATTTGTTCGTGCTTTATATGTACTTCTGAGTTCTGATCCATGTTTGTGATATTTCAGTCTGAGCGTCTTCACAAAGTTCTGGAGTATCTAAATGAAGTGCATTCTTTATGTGGAATCCTTGGAATTGATTTTGGAAAGACTGTAAACGAAGTTCATCCCAGTTTACATCAGAATGGTGTTGAGCAGTCTAGAAACATCAGCGATAGCACACTGGAGGGCCTTGCCAGTATTATATCCAAGCTAAAAGCAGAGCGGAAGTCTAGAATATATAAGGTCTTCTCGAGGTTCCTCTCTTCTCGGTTTTAAATTATTGTTAATTGTGCATAACACATTTTCAAACGATCAATTATATATAGATGAGAGAGACAATGGAATCGTTGTGTCAACTCTGGAAGCTAATGGACTCTCCTGAAGAAGAGAAGCGGCAATTTAGCAAAGTAATGAGCATTCTCATAATACCAGAAGAGGGAATCACGTCACCTGGAGTTCTCTCTCAGGAAATAATCGAGAAGGTTTTACTTGTCCGTCTTTGTTCTAGCCTTGATACATTGTTCACAGCTGACTGTAATCATTTTAACATCTGATTTTGATTTCTCATGCAGATGGAAGCTGAAGTTGAGAGGCTAACAAAACTAAAAACCAGGAGAATAAAGGAAATTGCCATGATAAGAAGGACAGAATTAGAAGAGATATGCCAAAACGCGCACATCGAACCTGATGTCAGCACAGCCCCTGAACAAACTGATGCTCTGATCGATTCTGGTAGTACCTGATGCATCTCGCTCTGCTATTATCTTCACTTGCTCTTATGTTTCATACAAatcatgattttcttatgcATGTTCCATCCAGGCCTCATTGATCCGTGTGAGCTCTTGGCAAATATTGAGTCGCAGATATTAAAAGCAAAAGAAGAGTCCCTTAGCCGAAAAGATATTATGAACAGGATAAATAAGTGGATTGCGGCTTGTGATGAAGAGGCTTGGCTTGAAGAATATAACCAGGTATTGTAAGCATCACTAGAATGTAATTAGAATGCTTCACATACTGTTCGTATCGTACAACTTGGCAAAACACCAGGCACTTGCATTTTTTCAGAGAACTCTAATAATTTGAATCATGAAAAATGACACCAATGGCCTTTTGCAGGATCCAAAGAGGTACAGCGCTGGAAGGGGTGCTCACATAAACCTTAGAAGGGCCGAAAAGGCACGGATTTTGGTCACAAAAATCCCAAGTAGGTTTTAATTTGAGTGTTGGAGAACTGTACATAGATTTCAGTTAGTTCAACCCATGACCCAATTTTTTCTCAGCTATGGTGGACAACCTGATAACTAGGACTGTTGCATGGGAAAGCGCAAGAAATAAGCCCTTTCTCTATGACGGGGTAAGTATACAATTGGATGATCAATGGTGTGcacacttttctttttttagttttttgatATGTTGATTTGTATATGCTTTTGATAGGGGCGTCTAATATCTGTTCTAGAAGAGCACAGACTTGACAGAGAACAGAAAGCAGAGGAAAAACGAAGATACCGGGTAGAATCGCTTACCCAATCACCCTTGTTGATTGGAAATAACTCTTTAATGATATGGCCTTTCAATATTACATTTGCATTCTTGCAGGACCAGAAGAAGCTGGAGAGCATCCTACTTGCAGAGAAAGAAGCGATTTTTGGCTCTAAATCAAGCCCAAACAGGACGAGCAGCTTAAATAGGAAGACAAACGGGTACCGGTCAAATGGAAACAGAAATGGACTCAAGACTCCAACTGCCCGGAGCTCATCTCTTGGCGGTGCTACTCCTGAGCTTTTGACGCCCAGATCATACTCTGGCCATAATAAATACTTCGGCGATTTGAGGCGGCTATCAGCTTCCCAATTGAACTTCGGTGATGATTCGCTGTCGACATTTACATCCATCAGTGGCTCTGAACCAGAATCCCCCTCTCTGGGATGAACACAGCACTGCTGGTACTACTTCACTCTTCAGATGCATTCCTTCTTAATCTAACAACATTCGGCAATATTTATCACTAATTTGAATAActtgttcatgttttttttttctggcagGACGATATAATTGTCTGATTGGCCAAGTAATCAGTATTGTAAATGGAGCACTATACTACGAAGTTCTTGCACTAGTATGTACATTCCTGATGTCATATATTTAGCTGGTATTTGACTAGTAAGCACTGGATTGGTTGACTTGGTTTGGGTTTGTAGTTGAAGAGTTTCGAGTTGGTTGGCTTTGTAGATTGACGGTTAGGTGAAAATGTAgggggtgattttttttttctttttagagcTGGTGATTTGGATTTTGGGGTAGTCAGCTCATCTGTAACATATCATAACTTATGTGATTGGCTTGTGTGCTGCAACCTTGTACAACTACTATGAAAATCTATGTACAGATTCTACCACTCCTTTTGTGCCCCCATGTGCATCTTGAGCTCTTATTTTgtgaagaacaaagaagacAAACACGAAGTTCATATCTTTATATCATTATATGCATGCTTGCTTCTTTTATGCATCACTGCATGTCTGCTGTGAGCTGTGCttcagtgtgtgtgtgtgaatttCTTATGCTTGCCTGGTGTGTGTGATCCTAGGCATCGGGCAATGCATTCTTTGGATCAGATGGATCTAAATAATATGAGGATGGGTGAAGATGCCATCTTCGAGATTATCACATTGCATCAGCTTCTCTGGCGACGGCAGCCTGACACCATCTTTACCTATCACTTCCTAGATTGATTCTTAAATCGATTGTAAGGATCAATCGTAGCCCAGCCTCAAAATTTGAAAGCAATAGCAGCGaatttatcttattttttcacAGAGGAAAGAAGAGGATTATGAAAGAGGGTACCTGGAGGAGGAAGATAAGGCTTTTTGCTCCGGTGAATTAATCCCCAAGCGGCTTCTAGTATCGTCTCTCCGCGAGATTTGCGTCCAATGACTTCCTAATCGCCAAACCGTTCACAGGAAATCGTCAGATAGTTGCGTTACCCATGTCCACGAATCAGAACTCAGATCAACTATAAACGTGCACATTATGTCAAGAAACCAGTAAGATGTAATTGCACGAAATAGTGACAATTTGTAGGGTGATTTATCTTCATCTTTCCAAGACTATCAAGTCTGTGTCACATTTTTGTGTGTGGAGGATTTCTGTATCATACCGTGATCTGTAGCTTGCTGCTTACCAGACATTTTGCAAAGGGATAGGCTGAACAAATCAGGAGACAGTCCCTTCAGTTGTACTATTTTTGCATTGGTACAACCGTACAAACATGCAACACTGCTATTTCATTTCAGCAGCTAACCATATCATGCTAAACATTGCATCTTTCTCCTGATATATTTAACATAATATTGAATTTTGCATCCTTCCCTAGTTAGCAAAGCATCCTTCTCCTTCCAATGTTGCAGCTCAACTGCGGACCTGAATCTTGGTAAGGACTCGCCAATCCAATACCAATGAGAAATCTGGGATAAAGGACTACAACATGGTGCagaccatgcatgcatctggAAAACAAATTTCTTCGTATCCTAGCTCATGGACCGGCAAGTTTACAAGCAAGTTGCCCTaacagaaaaaattacaaatcacTAAGTACAATGTTCTCCAAGATGAGCTTGTTTTCTGTGAAATCAGAACTCATGTTTTAACTAGACCTAGTTACTTATGTCACAGAGACAAGGACAACTCATTATATCGTTGTCCTTTTGAAACCAGATATCTCCCATTCAAATGTTAATGTGAGCGACCGCATAAATACATCAGCAACAAATCAACATCAGTTGCAGTGCATTTTTTCCGATTATCTCAATCCTCCCAAAATAACATGGTATACTGGGACAAGATCACAAGAACCACCTTCCCACTCGCTCTCGTCTGCATAGTATAACTGACCCCTTCAACAACAAGAGCTTGAAATTACAGCTGCAGTGCTGCTACTATCCTGCCCGGCAAAATTATATTTAAGCAATAAGCAGATATTCCCTGCTGATCAATGAATTACTTGTCAGTCAATCAACAGCTTGCCAGATGGTAACACTTAAATTCGTGTAAGTAGCAACAGGTCAGGATCATTGCAAGATGTGGTCCCTATAAATTACTTCGTCTGATGCTGTAAGTCTGATGGCGTACAGCATAAGGCATTGTAAATTTGTAATTATTTCCTCAGATGAATAGCATGAAGGGCAGGGGACCACATTGGCAACACATAAAATGCCAAGAAAGATGTCTTGAGAGTAATAACAgcatttatttattatttaaaaGAGACTAAAGCTCCAGCattctgataccaaatgtactATGGACCACGAAGTTGTAAACAATTCGGGTCTAGGAAACAAGTATCATACCGTTATTCTAGGTGGATTTCCGAAGTAGCCAGGCCAGCACGTAGCAAAGGGTAGCATCAACAGTTGATAGTGCAACAATAAACACAGCTACAAGTATAAGAGTAAGCATAGCCGTCTTGAACTGCCAATGATGATGACTTGGTTAAACAAGGTGTAAGCAAAGATAGCTTGATGACGTAGCAACGTTAACAAATCCTGACAAACTAAGGCAGCAAAGTCATCACAATAAGGTGACTAACACTCTGTACTTGAAAAAATAACTTTTTCGATAATGGAAGCTTTTATTGCACTCAGTCaaatacatcaagatgatacaatCGAACTGAGAACACTCCCGGTCTCTGCATAACTAAGATGCACACAgccaaaagaagagaaaaaaaaaacatcataaaAGATTATCATAAAAGGGAACAGGAGTTGCTAAAGTGCGCCAATTCTCCGATTAGACCGCCACCCAAACTCCTGGGTAAAAAACTCCCTGACCACCTGCTCCAACTGTTGACACGCCTGTGCAACCATATCCCGAGAAGCTGGTTTCTGTAGGATGACCCAGGTACGGAGCCAGTGAGTACATTTGTAGATAACCTGCAAATAAgagttaatatttttcttatcaaACACCATATCATTCCTGCATAACCATAACGACCAGCAAGTAGCGGCCGCCCCCAGCAGGACTTGTGATTTCAAGTCCTTTCTAATACCCCATAGCCAAGTACCGAACATATGAGATACACTACAAGGTCGGAAAAGTCCTGAAGCCACTTGTATGATAGACCACACAGCACGGGCAAGCCGACATTCAAAAAACAGATGTTTGATTGTCTCCTCTTTGTGACAGAAGCAACACTTCGTACTGCCTTGCCAATTACGCTTAGCCAGATTATCCTTTGTCAGCACTACGCCTTGGCGTAAGTACCAAAGGAAGATCTTGACTTTGAGTGGGACCTTCAATTTCCAAAGGCGTTTGTTAACATTGGGAAACTCACAATGTACTAAGGCAAGATAGTGGGATTTCACCGAGAACAGCCCATTTTGGGTTAAGGTCCAGCGGAATTCATCTTGCACTTGACTGAGCACAATATTAGCAATTCGCGGAAGTAATGCATTCCACGCTGCTAATTTTGGCCCTATAAGGTCCCTTCGAAAAGAAACATTCGGAGGGAAGGTTCGGAGGACTTCCGCTACAGTATCCTGTTTGTTCCTTActatgttgtaaaggcatggaTATTGTTCCCGCATAGTTGAATTTCCCAACCACTGGTCCTCCCAAAACCTAATCTGGGCACCATCATTGATTGCGAAGCTTCCAAAGCGGAGAAAATCTCGCTTCACTTTCATAAGGCTAGCCCAAAAGTGTGAGTCCCCAGCTTTCCACTGGACTTGCGATAGAGGCTTTGATCCCAGATACTTATTTCGTATCAGTTGTTGCCACATGCCATCAGATGTGAGTAACTTATAAAGCCATTTACTGAGTAAGGCAATATTCTTTGTATTTAGATCATGGATTCTGAGACCCCCTTGGTCTCTCGGGCGACACAAAATGTTCCATTTAGCAAGGcggtattttttcttttgatcgtCGCTTTGCCAATAGAACCTTGAGCGGAGATAATCAAGTTTTTTAAGTACCCCCTTTGGTACCGCAAAAAAGGACATCATGTACATAGGCAAACTGCTAAGAACTGAATTAATCAGTATCAGTCGTCCACCTATTGAAaggtgttttcctttccaaCTACTGAGTCGCTTCTCGATCCGTTCCACAACCCCATTCCAATCCGCATTCCTTAGTTTCCTATAATGAATAGGAACCCCTAAATACCGCATGGGGAAGC
It encodes:
- the LOC133901712 gene encoding 65-kDa microtubule-associated protein 6-like, with amino-acid sequence MVGIGSGLGLGMEPSSCGALLRELQQIWAEVGESEGEKNKALLEIERECLKVYRRKVDDANRTRVQLHQSVAAKEAEVASLIATLGENKLYLKKDKGVVPLKEQLAAVVPVLENLKCKKEERVKQFSDIRSQIDKIRFELSEYNDQGGNASNLADEEHDLSTRKLNNYQAQLRALQKEKSERLHKVLEYLNEVHSLCGILGIDFGKTVNEVHPSLHQNGVEQSRNISDSTLEGLASIISKLKAERKSRIYKMRETMESLCQLWKLMDSPEEEKRQFSKVMSILIIPEEGITSPGVLSQEIIEKMEAEVERLTKLKTRRIKEIAMIRRTELEEICQNAHIEPDVSTAPEQTDALIDSGLIDPCELLANIESQILKAKEESLSRKDIMNRINKWIAACDEEAWLEEYNQDPKRYSAGRGAHINLRRAEKARILVTKIPTMVDNLITRTVAWESARNKPFLYDGGRLISVLEEHRLDREQKAEEKRRYRDQKKLESILLAEKEAIFGSKSSPNRTSSLNRKTNGYRSNGNRNGLKTPTARSSSLGGATPELLTPRSYSGHNKYFGDLRRLSASQLNFGDDSLSTFTSISGSEPESPSLG